CGCGACCCGGACACCTACCAGCGCTTCGACCGCATCGTGCTGGCCCACGGCGTGCGCCGGGTCGAGGACCTCGCCTACGCCGACTACCTGGAAAATCAGCTGCCGCAGCACGACTACCTGGGCGAACTGGTGCGCGAGAAGCTGATCTACTACCCCACCGTGACGCGTGAGCCGTTCCGCCATCAGGGCCGCATCACCGATGCGACCGTTGACGGCACGATGGGTGCGGCGACCGGCCTGCCGCCGCTGAACCCGGCCACCGACCGCGTGATGCTGTGCGGCAGCCCGGCCATGCTGGAGGATCTCGGCGCCCTGCTCGACGGCCGCGGCTTCCACGCCTCGTCGCGCACACGCGAGCCGGGCGACTACGTGATCGAGCGGGCGTTCGTGGAGAAGTAGGGCGCGGTACGCTTCAACGGCCCATCCACAGCCCCGCTGCGCTCCGCCTGGGTGCGGCGCTTGTCCACGCGGGCAAACACCCGCACATCGGGCGCGACCAACCGGGAAAACTGCCGATGGAAATCGCGCTCTACCTGCTCGCTGCACTGCTCATCCTCGGCGGCCTCGCCGGCACCGTGCTGCCGATGCTGCCGGGCATCCCGATGATCTTCGGCGGCATCTGGCTGGTCGCCGCGCTCGATGGTTACCAACACCTGGGCCTGGCCTGGCTGCTGGTGATCGGCGTGCTCGGTGCGCTCGGCGTGCTGGTCGACTTCGTCGCCGGCACGCTGGGCGCCAAGCGGGTCGGCGCCAGTCCGCGCGCGTTGTGGGGCGCCACGCTCGGCACCGTGGTCGGCATGTTCCTCGGCATCCCGGGGCTGATCCTGGGGCCGTTCGTGGGCGCGCTGCTGGGCGAGCTCAGCGCCGGCGCCAGCGTGCTGCGCTCTACCCACGTCGGCGCCGGCACCTGGCTCGGGCTGCTCGCCGGCACCCTGGTCAAGCTGGTGATCTCGTTCCTGATGGTCGGCCTGTTCGGCCTGGCCATGCTGTTCTAGACCTCCGGCACGGGCGCGCCGCGGCCGCCACCGGTTACGCTGCGCCGGTCATCCACGGAGGAAAACCCATGCGCAAGATCCCGGCCTTCGCCCTGGCCGCTACGCTGACCTTCGCCGGAGCGCTGCACGCGCAGGCTGCCCCCGCCGCATGGATCGAGCGCAGCAACGCCGACGCCAAGGTATTGCTGGATACCATCGCCCGCTTCAACCCGGAGTTTGCCAGCCAGGTCGGCCTGCCCGGCTATGACAGCAAGGTGGCGGACCTGAAGCCCGGCATCGACGAGCGCTCGCGCGCCGCGCTGGTGCAAGCCAGGGACAGGCTCGGCAAGCTGCTCGCCACGGAGCAGGACCCGAACGTGCGCGGGGACCTCAAGATCATGATCGAGACCACCGCGCAGCGGATCGAGGGCATCGACCTCGACCGCAAATACCTGCTGCCCTACCAGGACGTCGGCGCGCTGGTCTTCAACGGCGAGTTCGTCCTGCTCAAGGACGACGTCGACGTCGCGCGCCGTCCCGCCGCGCTCGCGCGCCTGCAGTGCTACGTCGGCAAGGCGCCCGGCTGCACGCCGGTCACCGAGCAGGCCAAGGCGCTGACCACGGCCCGGCTGGGCAACAAGGCGCTGCTCGGCCCCTACCAGGGTGAGGTCGAGCAGAAGCTCGCCAACACGCCGCGCTACGTCGAAGGCATCCGCCAGCTGTTCGCCAAGTACAAGCTCGACACGCCCGAGGGCAAGGCCGCGCTCGACGCGCTCGATGCCCAGCTGAAGCAGTACGACGCCTGGGTGCGCCATACCGTGCTGCCGCACGCGCGCACCGACTTCCGCCTGCCCGAGCCGCTGTACGCCTACCGCCTGCGGCAGGTCGGCATCGACATCCCGCCCGAGCAGCTGATGAAGCAGGCCGAGCTCGAGTTCATGGAGCTGCGCGGCATGATGCAGGTGATGGCGCCGGCGGTGGCCAAGGCCGAGGGCATCCACGCCACCGACTATCGTGACGTGTTCAAGGCGCTGAAGCAGCAGCAGCTTGCCCGCGACCAGGTCGAACCGTGGTACCACGAGGTGCTCGGCCACATCGAGGACATCATCCGCCGCGAACACATCGTCACCCTGCCGCAGCGCCAGATGCAGATGCGCGTGGCTTCGGAGGCCGAATCCGCGGCACAGCCGGCGCCGCACATGGACCCGCCGCCGTTCCTCAACAATCACGGCGAGCGCGGCACCTTCGTGCTGACCATGGGCAACCCGGCGGCGAACGGCGACAAGAGCCAGGCCTACGACGACTTCACCTTCAAGGCCGCCGCGTGGACGCTGACCGCGCACGAAGGCCGGCCCGGCCACGAGCTGCAGTTCGCCGCAATGGTCGAGCGCGGCGTATCGCTGGCGCGCAGCCTGTTCGCCTTCAACAGCGTCAACGTGGAAGGCTGGGCGCTGTACGCGGAGTCCGAGATGCTGCCGTATGAGCCGCCGGCCGGCCAGTTCGCCGCACTGCAGGCAAGATTGCAGCGTGCCGCCCGCGCGTATCTGGATCCGATGCTCAACCTGGGCCTGATCACGCCCGAGCGCGCGCAGCAGGTGCTGGTGCGCGAGGTCGGCCTGTCCGAGCCGATGGCACGGCAGGAGATCAACCGCTACACGTTCCGCGCGCCCGGCCAGGCCACCGCGTACTTCTACGGCTACCTACGCCTGCAGCAGCTGCGCCTGCAGACCGAGCTGGCGCTGGGTCCGAAGTTCGACCGCCTGGCCTTCAACGACTTCGTGATCGGCCAGGGCCTGCTGCCGCCGGAGCAGCTGGCCGAAGCGGTGCGCACCCAGTTCGTGCCGGCGCAGCGCAAGCACTGAGAGGTTGTGACTATTCAACCTCTCAGACCGGCCACGAGGGCCGGGCATGAAACAGTCACACATGACTGTTTCATGTGAGCGAGTCCGGGCGTGTACCGGACTCGCGATCGAAGAAAACCACAGGATGTGGTTTTCTTCACAAGCTCTGAGAGGGTGTCGACAAAACAAAAATAGGCTGCGAACATGCCGTAAACAGGCACTTTGGGCGGGTTTGAATGAGCAAGACCGAGGCGACGCCGGTGAAACGAGGGCGCAAGCCGAGCCTGAACGCAGGGCATGTCACCGCCTTGCGTACCATCGTGAAGGCATCGCCGCACGCGACCTTGGACGAGGTGACCGGCGCGTTGCGTGAGCAAACGAAGGTCAAGGTCTGTTCGGCCACGGTGCGCAAGGCGCTGCGGCAGGCCGGTATCCACAAGGCGAAGCCTGCCATCGCCAAGCCGGAACCCACGCCGGCGGATGGTGCACCCCAACGCTATGGCTATACGGCAAGGCATCGGCGCAAGGAAGGTGCCAGCGGCATGAACACCGACCTGACCGACGCGGAATGGGCGTGGGTGGCTGACTTGTTCGAGCGCGATGGCGGGCAGGGGCGGCCCGTAAGCTATGCGCGCAAACGCGTCGTCGACGCCTGTTGTTATGTGGTGCGCACGGGGTGCGCCTGGCGCTTGCTGCCCAAGAGCTTCCCGCCGTGGGCCAGTGTCCACAAGACGTTCAGCCGCTGGGCGAAGGCCGGTTTGTTCGAAGCCATGCATGATCGTCTGCGCGCCCAGTGGCGGGAACGCGAAGGCCGCAAGCCCGAGCCCACGGCCGGCGTGATCGACGCACAAAGCAACCGCAGCAGCGCGCAAGGCGGCATGACTGGACGCGACGCCGGCAAGAAGGTCAAGGGTCGCAAACGCCACCTGTTGGTGGACACGCTCGGGTGGTTGTTGGCGGTGAGCGTGACCGCCGCCAGTGTGCAGGATCGCGATGCCGCGCCCGCCGTTGTGGATCAAGCCGTTGCCAA
This genomic stretch from Rhodanobacter thiooxydans harbors:
- a CDS encoding IS5 family transposase, with translation MSKTEATPVKRGRKPSLNAGHVTALRTIVKASPHATLDEVTGALREQTKVKVCSATVRKALRQAGIHKAKPAIAKPEPTPADGAPQRYGYTARHRRKEGASGMNTDLTDAEWAWVADLFERDGGQGRPVSYARKRVVDACCYVVRTGCAWRLLPKSFPPWASVHKTFSRWAKAGLFEAMHDRLRAQWREREGRKPEPTAGVIDAQSNRSSAQGGMTGRDAGKKVKGRKRHLLVDTLGWLLAVSVTAASVQDRDAAPAVVDQAVAKVPGLLKLYADGAYAGKCKEGIEAAHPSLKVEIVRHPQNRNTGSWQGAQLPLLPDPVAKGFVVLAKRWVVERTHAWNERARRLMVHHDRSAWAPVAWVWLVEARILATRLAS
- a CDS encoding ferredoxin--NADP reductase, which gives rise to MVAMATEHVIDVRHWNDSLFSFRTTRDPGFRFDSGQFVMIGLETEGRPLMRAYSIASASWEEHLEFFSIKVPNGPLTSRLQHLQPGDPLIVTRKPTGTLVLTDLKPGKYLYLLGTGTGLAPFMSIIRDPDTYQRFDRIVLAHGVRRVEDLAYADYLENQLPQHDYLGELVREKLIYYPTVTREPFRHQGRITDATVDGTMGAATGLPPLNPATDRVMLCGSPAMLEDLGALLDGRGFHASSRTREPGDYVIERAFVEK
- a CDS encoding DUF456 domain-containing protein, which encodes MEIALYLLAALLILGGLAGTVLPMLPGIPMIFGGIWLVAALDGYQHLGLAWLLVIGVLGALGVLVDFVAGTLGAKRVGASPRALWGATLGTVVGMFLGIPGLILGPFVGALLGELSAGASVLRSTHVGAGTWLGLLAGTLVKLVISFLMVGLFGLAMLF
- a CDS encoding DUF885 domain-containing protein; protein product: MRKIPAFALAATLTFAGALHAQAAPAAWIERSNADAKVLLDTIARFNPEFASQVGLPGYDSKVADLKPGIDERSRAALVQARDRLGKLLATEQDPNVRGDLKIMIETTAQRIEGIDLDRKYLLPYQDVGALVFNGEFVLLKDDVDVARRPAALARLQCYVGKAPGCTPVTEQAKALTTARLGNKALLGPYQGEVEQKLANTPRYVEGIRQLFAKYKLDTPEGKAALDALDAQLKQYDAWVRHTVLPHARTDFRLPEPLYAYRLRQVGIDIPPEQLMKQAELEFMELRGMMQVMAPAVAKAEGIHATDYRDVFKALKQQQLARDQVEPWYHEVLGHIEDIIRREHIVTLPQRQMQMRVASEAESAAQPAPHMDPPPFLNNHGERGTFVLTMGNPAANGDKSQAYDDFTFKAAAWTLTAHEGRPGHELQFAAMVERGVSLARSLFAFNSVNVEGWALYAESEMLPYEPPAGQFAALQARLQRAARAYLDPMLNLGLITPERAQQVLVREVGLSEPMARQEINRYTFRAPGQATAYFYGYLRLQQLRLQTELALGPKFDRLAFNDFVIGQGLLPPEQLAEAVRTQFVPAQRKH